In Procambarus clarkii isolate CNS0578487 chromosome 25, FALCON_Pclarkii_2.0, whole genome shotgun sequence, the following proteins share a genomic window:
- the LOC123756528 gene encoding platelet glycoprotein Ib alpha chain-like produces the protein MRSVNDHRIPEVFQQPTQPEVFQQPTQPEVFQQPTQPEVFQQPTQPEVFQQPTQPEVFQQPTQPEVFQQPTQPEVFQQPTQPEVFQQPTQPEVFQQPTQPEVFQQPTQPEVFQQPTQPEVFQQLTQPEVFQHPTQSEVFQQPTQPEVFQQPTQPEVFQQPTQPEVFQQPTQPEVFQQLTQPEVFQHPT, from the coding sequence ATGAGATCAGTCAACGACCATAGGATTCCAGAGGTCTTCCAGCAGCCCACACAGCCAGAGGTCTTCCAGCAGCCCACACAGCCAGAGGTCTTCCAACAGCCCACACAGCCAGAGGTCTTCCAACAGCCCACACAGCCAGAGGTCTTCCAGCAGCCCACACAGCCAGAGGTCTTCCAGCAGCCCACACAGCCAGAGGTCTTCCAGCAGCCCACACAGCCAGAGGTCTTCCAACAGCCCACACAGCCAGAGGTCTTCCAGCAGCCCACACAGCCAGAGGTCTTCCAGCAGCCCACACAGCCAGAGGTCTTCCAGCAGCCCACACAGCCAGAGGTCTTCCAGCAGCCCACACAGCCAGAGGTCTTCCAACAGCTCACACAGCCAGAGGTCTTCCAACACCCCACACAGTCAGAGGTCTTCCAGCAGCCCACACAGCCAGAGGTCTTCCAACAGCCCACACAGCCAGAGGTCTTCCAACAGCCCACTCAGCCAGAGGTCTTCCAACAGCCCACACAGCCAGAGGTCTTCCAACAGCTCACACAGCCAGAGGTCTTCCAACACCCCACATAG